A portion of the Rhodopseudomonas sp. BAL398 genome contains these proteins:
- the gshB gene encoding glutathione synthase, whose amino-acid sequence MTLKVAVQMDPIARINIRGDSTFALLLEAQKRGHALSYLTPDKLSLRGNDVVANVQPLSVRDELGDHFTLGETVRTDMRGFDVVLLRQDPPFDLAYITSTHLLERIHPETLVVNNPASVRNAPEKIFVMDFADLMPPTLISRDLEEINSFRAEHGAVVMKPLHGHGGAAVFRVLPQDMNFGSLYDMFSVTFREPWVIQRFLPEVKHGDKRIILVDGEFAGAVNRVPAQDDLRSNMVRGGAAAATDLSPREREICARLGPHLRERGLLFVGIDVIDGHLTEINVTSPTGIRAIAKLGGPDVAAMIWDVIETKRR is encoded by the coding sequence ATGACATTGAAGGTCGCCGTCCAGATGGACCCCATCGCGCGAATCAACATTCGCGGCGATTCGACATTCGCGCTGTTGCTGGAGGCACAGAAGCGCGGTCACGCGCTGTCCTATCTGACGCCCGACAAATTATCGCTGCGCGGCAACGACGTCGTCGCCAATGTCCAGCCGCTCAGCGTGCGCGACGAGCTGGGCGACCACTTTACCCTCGGCGAAACGGTGCGCACCGACATGCGCGGCTTCGACGTGGTGCTGCTACGCCAGGATCCGCCGTTCGACCTCGCTTACATCACCAGCACGCATCTGCTGGAGCGGATCCATCCCGAGACCTTGGTGGTCAACAATCCGGCCAGTGTCCGCAACGCGCCGGAAAAGATCTTCGTGATGGACTTCGCCGACCTGATGCCGCCGACGCTGATCAGCCGCGACCTCGAGGAGATCAATTCGTTTCGTGCCGAGCACGGCGCGGTGGTGATGAAGCCGCTGCACGGCCATGGCGGCGCCGCGGTGTTCCGGGTGCTGCCGCAGGACATGAATTTCGGCTCGCTCTACGACATGTTCTCGGTGACATTCCGCGAACCCTGGGTGATCCAGCGCTTTCTTCCCGAGGTCAAGCATGGCGACAAGCGCATCATCCTGGTCGACGGCGAATTCGCCGGCGCCGTGAACCGCGTGCCGGCGCAGGACGATCTGCGTTCCAACATGGTGCGCGGCGGGGCAGCGGCTGCGACCGACCTCAGCCCGCGCGAACGCGAGATCTGCGCCCGGCTCGGGCCGCATCTGCGCGAGCGCGGTTTGCTGTTCGTCGGCATCGACGTCATCGACGGCCATCTGACGGAGATCAACGTCACCTCGCCGACCGGGATCCGCGCCATCGCCAAGCTCGGCGGCCCCGATGTCGCGGCGATGATCTGGGACGTGATCGAAACCAAGCGAAGATGA
- a CDS encoding sensor domain-containing diguanylate cyclase: MSDQSDQPPVSSDAEVIAALRAQLQDQAEKLREQTALLAHSRKIFDRASAAARIGVWECTLPDETLVWTDVVYDIFDLPRGSELERGEMLKCYPDDSARELHKRRSIAIEQCSGFSLDTEIVTVKGNRRWIRITASVESVDGVAVRIFGIKQDITDEKILADRNRYLAEVDAVTGLANRSRFQSVLLEELDPNADAGKPFGALLLIDLDEFKAVNDSFGHAVGDECLKQAGQRIRSACGDARLVARIGGDEFAVILGARLQFADISEAARAIVEKMRSPIALHGHRLQLGVSVGIALVDGCTPDQLFMMADAALYAAKAAGRNTFRIHKPGTGRTFAPVVTPPRSGPASVRA; the protein is encoded by the coding sequence ATGTCCGATCAATCTGACCAGCCACCGGTTTCCAGCGACGCCGAGGTGATCGCCGCCTTGCGGGCACAGCTGCAGGATCAGGCGGAGAAGCTGCGCGAACAGACCGCGTTGCTCGCCCATAGCCGGAAGATTTTCGATCGCGCCTCGGCCGCTGCACGAATCGGCGTGTGGGAGTGCACCCTGCCCGACGAGACGCTGGTGTGGACCGACGTGGTCTATGACATTTTCGATCTTCCGCGTGGATCGGAGCTCGAACGCGGCGAAATGCTGAAATGCTATCCGGACGACTCCGCCAGGGAACTGCACAAGCGGCGCAGCATCGCCATCGAGCAATGCAGCGGCTTCAGCCTCGATACCGAGATCGTGACCGTCAAGGGCAACCGGCGCTGGATCCGGATCACCGCCAGCGTGGAATCCGTGGACGGCGTCGCGGTCCGCATCTTCGGCATCAAGCAGGACATCACCGACGAGAAGATTCTCGCCGACCGCAATCGCTATCTCGCCGAGGTCGATGCGGTCACCGGGCTGGCGAACCGCAGCCGGTTTCAATCCGTGCTACTGGAAGAACTCGATCCCAACGCGGACGCCGGCAAGCCGTTCGGCGCGCTATTGTTGATCGATCTCGACGAGTTCAAGGCGGTCAATGACAGCTTCGGTCACGCCGTCGGCGACGAATGCCTGAAGCAGGCCGGGCAACGCATTCGCAGCGCCTGCGGTGACGCCAGGCTGGTGGCGCGAATCGGCGGCGATGAATTCGCGGTGATTCTCGGCGCCCGTCTGCAATTCGCGGACATTTCCGAAGCCGCCCGCGCCATCGTCGAGAAGATGCGCTCGCCGATCGCCTTGCACGGCCACCGGCTTCAGCTCGGCGTGTCTGTCGGCATCGCGCTGGTGGACGGCTGCACACCCGACCAATTGTTCATGATGGCGGACGCAGCGCTCTACGCCGCCAAAGCCGCCGGCCGCAACACCTTCCGGATTCACAAGCCCGGAACGGGCAGGACGTTCGCGCCTGTCGTGACGCCGCCCAGGAGCGGACCGGCGTCGGTCCGCGCCTGA
- the hisA gene encoding 1-(5-phosphoribosyl)-5-[(5-phosphoribosylamino)methylideneamino]imidazole-4-carboxamide isomerase yields the protein MILFPAIDLKNGQCVRLEQGDMARATVFNLDPAAQARDFAAQGFEYLHVVDLDGAFAGKPVNAQAVESMLKDVSMPVQLGGGIRDLATIEAWLGKGITRVIIGTAAVRDPALVKEAAKTFPGRVAVGLDARDGKVAVEGWAESSQVTVLEIAQRFEDAGVAAIIFTDIARDGLLKGINWDATIALAEAISIPVIASGGLASIDDVKAMLEPRARKLEGAIAGRALYDGRLDPAQALALISRARAA from the coding sequence ATGATCCTCTTTCCCGCCATCGATCTGAAGAACGGCCAATGCGTCCGCCTCGAGCAGGGCGACATGGCGCGCGCCACCGTGTTCAATCTCGATCCTGCGGCGCAGGCGCGTGATTTCGCTGCGCAGGGCTTCGAATATCTGCACGTCGTCGATCTCGACGGCGCCTTTGCCGGCAAGCCGGTCAATGCGCAGGCGGTGGAGTCGATGCTGAAGGACGTCTCCATGCCGGTGCAGCTCGGCGGCGGCATCCGCGATCTGGCCACCATCGAGGCCTGGCTCGGCAAGGGCATCACCAGGGTCATCATCGGCACCGCGGCGGTGCGCGATCCGGCGCTGGTGAAGGAAGCCGCGAAGACATTTCCCGGCCGGGTCGCGGTCGGGCTCGACGCCCGCGACGGCAAGGTTGCGGTCGAAGGCTGGGCCGAGAGTTCGCAGGTCACCGTGCTGGAGATCGCGCAACGCTTCGAGGACGCCGGCGTCGCCGCCATCATCTTCACCGACATCGCCCGCGACGGGCTGCTCAAGGGCATCAACTGGGACGCCACCATCGCGCTGGCAGAGGCAATCTCGATCCCGGTGATCGCCTCCGGGGGCCTCGCCTCGATCGACGACGTCAAGGCGATGCTCGAGCCGCGCGCGCGCAAGCTCGAAGGCGCGATCGCCGGCCGCGCTCTGTATGACGGCCGGCTCGATCCGGCGCAGGCGCTGGCGTTGATCAGCCGTGCCCGGGCCGCATAG
- the coaA gene encoding type I pantothenate kinase, with amino-acid sequence MDARSDLQYNPYRTFSRSQWAKLRDDMPMTLDADEIAALRSKFDRLDLREVEEIYLPLSRLLSIHVAALQQLYFSQRRFLGIVERKVPFIIGVAGSVAVGKSTTARVLQALLARWSPRPKVDLVTTDGFLHPNAVLEREGMMKKKGFPESYDLPALLGFLSDIKAGRRRVRAPVYSHLTYDIIPNQWITVDRPDILIVEGVNVLQTGRLPRDGKAVPVVSDFFDFSVYIDAAEPVLREWYIQRFLALRDTAFLDPRSYFHRYAPLSDEEATATALAIWERTNLANLEDNILPTRPRATLILKKGADHVVESVALRRL; translated from the coding sequence ATGGATGCGCGGTCAGACCTCCAGTACAATCCATACCGGACCTTCTCGCGGTCGCAATGGGCCAAGCTGCGCGACGATATGCCGATGACGCTCGACGCCGATGAGATCGCGGCGCTGCGCTCGAAGTTCGACCGGCTCGATCTGAGGGAGGTCGAGGAGATCTATCTGCCGCTGTCCCGGCTGCTGTCGATTCATGTCGCCGCGCTGCAGCAGCTGTATTTTTCGCAACGGCGGTTTCTCGGCATCGTCGAACGCAAGGTGCCGTTCATCATCGGCGTCGCCGGCTCGGTGGCGGTGGGAAAATCCACCACCGCGCGCGTGTTGCAGGCGCTGTTGGCGCGCTGGTCGCCGCGGCCCAAGGTCGATCTCGTCACCACCGACGGCTTCCTGCATCCCAATGCGGTGCTGGAGCGCGAGGGGATGATGAAGAAAAAGGGATTTCCGGAGAGCTACGATCTGCCGGCCCTGCTCGGCTTTCTCAGCGACATCAAGGCGGGGCGGCGTCGGGTCCGCGCGCCGGTGTATTCGCATCTGACCTACGACATCATTCCGAACCAGTGGATCACGGTCGACCGGCCCGACATCCTGATCGTCGAGGGCGTCAATGTGCTGCAGACCGGCCGGCTGCCGCGCGACGGCAAGGCGGTGCCTGTCGTGTCCGACTTCTTCGACTTCTCGGTCTATATCGACGCCGCCGAGCCGGTGCTGCGCGAATGGTACATTCAGCGCTTTCTGGCGCTGCGCGACACCGCGTTCCTCGACCCGCGATCCTATTTCCATCGCTACGCGCCGTTGTCCGACGAAGAGGCCACCGCGACCGCGCTGGCGATCTGGGAGCGCACCAACCTGGCCAATCTCGAGGACAACATCCTGCCGACCCGCCCGCGCGCCACGCTGATTTTGAAAAAGGGCGCCGATCATGTGGTCGAATCGGTAGCGCTGCGCAGGTTGTAG
- a CDS encoding ATP-binding protein, with protein MRRVLRLKSRLRRMARRYPRLIFTFRSFIVFSATFGGAYGFISASRSPNSGYDPHAFAIGASFLFAMACVALAMLSMRMRWLRRAQRKLALHNEALVDRNWELQEAEQRARGLFESQGDLIVLRDGDGAITFVNDAYCALAQRSCADLIGSHFALPVLTQGDAKLEPNGTRIHDQEIRTATGSRWIAWREGLTRSDAGQPAELQCVGRDVTDRTETERALAEARDLADAANRAKSRFLAMASHEIRTPLNGIIGMSGLLLDTALTPEQVTYAKAVKSSGDALLSLIEELLDYSKIEAGKIDLEARPFQLGALIEDIAELLAPRAQARQIEIATYVDDRLPADLVGDAARLRQVLLNLAGNAIKFTETGGVALIVEPGEQPGWINFLVRDTGIGIAPDAQARIFREFEQAHDSIARNYGGTGLGLSISERIVKRMGGQIALQSQQGVGSTFTVALPLAESQHAASTTPILIAPDLTGQSIMLVAPQTIEAALIARRLQRWGANTCTVSDRDVAGALLPERPWQAILIDRGIGAEEAEALASAATPHAAQRIVMLTPAARHELQPGAESAFTGYLVKPLRAASLAARLTLQATPTAPGISDSDAPDPQPQVGETAKSSGRALSILVAEDNDINALLMRSLLTRLGHRAVITTDGEQALESWRAAESAAAPYDLVLMDIQMPVLDGIETTRRIRAREAEQRVRRTPILALTANTLVEDRYACFEAGMDGFLVKPLDRDKLADALANLAASRHLAA; from the coding sequence ATGCGACGCGTATTGCGACTCAAATCACGATTGCGCCGAATGGCACGGCGCTATCCCCGGCTCATTTTCACTTTCCGCTCGTTCATCGTGTTCTCCGCCACGTTCGGAGGCGCCTATGGGTTCATCTCCGCCAGTCGGTCGCCGAATTCCGGCTATGATCCCCACGCCTTCGCGATCGGCGCCAGCTTCCTGTTCGCAATGGCCTGCGTCGCGCTGGCGATGCTGAGCATGCGGATGCGCTGGCTGCGCCGGGCGCAGCGCAAACTTGCCTTGCACAACGAAGCGCTGGTGGATCGCAATTGGGAATTGCAGGAAGCCGAGCAACGCGCCCGCGGCCTGTTCGAATCCCAGGGCGACCTGATCGTGCTGCGCGACGGCGACGGCGCCATCACCTTCGTCAACGACGCCTATTGCGCGCTGGCGCAGCGCTCCTGCGCCGACCTGATCGGCAGCCATTTCGCCCTTCCGGTGCTGACCCAAGGCGACGCCAAGCTGGAGCCGAACGGCACCCGGATCCACGACCAGGAGATCCGCACCGCGACCGGCTCGCGCTGGATCGCCTGGCGCGAAGGCCTCACCCGCTCCGATGCCGGGCAACCCGCCGAGTTGCAATGCGTCGGCCGCGACGTCACCGACCGCACCGAGACCGAACGCGCGCTGGCCGAGGCCCGCGACCTGGCCGATGCCGCCAACCGCGCCAAATCCCGATTTCTGGCGATGGCGTCGCACGAGATTCGCACCCCCCTCAACGGCATCATCGGCATGAGCGGTCTGCTGCTCGACACCGCGCTGACCCCGGAGCAGGTCACCTATGCCAAGGCGGTCAAGAGTTCGGGCGACGCGCTGCTGTCGCTGATCGAGGAGCTGCTCGACTATTCGAAGATCGAGGCCGGCAAGATCGACCTCGAGGCCCGGCCGTTCCAACTCGGCGCGCTGATCGAGGACATCGCCGAATTGCTGGCGCCAAGAGCGCAGGCGCGCCAGATCGAGATCGCGACCTATGTGGATGACCGTCTGCCGGCCGATCTGGTCGGCGACGCCGCGAGGCTGCGGCAGGTGCTGCTCAATCTGGCCGGCAACGCCATCAAGTTCACCGAGACCGGTGGCGTCGCGCTGATCGTCGAACCCGGCGAGCAGCCGGGCTGGATCAATTTCCTGGTCCGCGACACCGGCATCGGCATCGCGCCGGACGCGCAAGCCCGGATCTTCCGCGAATTCGAGCAGGCCCATGATTCGATCGCCCGCAATTACGGGGGCACCGGGCTGGGCCTCAGCATCAGCGAGCGGATCGTCAAGCGGATGGGGGGCCAGATCGCACTGCAGAGCCAGCAAGGCGTCGGTTCGACCTTCACGGTCGCCCTGCCGCTCGCCGAATCGCAGCACGCCGCCAGCACGACGCCGATCCTGATCGCGCCCGATCTGACCGGGCAATCGATCATGCTGGTGGCGCCGCAGACCATCGAAGCCGCATTGATCGCGCGTCGACTGCAACGCTGGGGGGCCAATACCTGCACGGTGTCGGACCGCGACGTCGCGGGGGCGCTGCTGCCGGAACGGCCATGGCAGGCGATCCTGATCGACCGCGGCATCGGCGCTGAGGAGGCCGAGGCGCTGGCCAGCGCCGCTACGCCCCATGCGGCGCAGCGAATCGTGATGCTGACCCCGGCGGCGCGGCATGAGCTTCAGCCCGGCGCCGAATCCGCTTTTACCGGCTATCTGGTCAAGCCGTTGCGGGCGGCGTCGCTGGCCGCGCGCCTGACGCTGCAAGCCACGCCGACCGCGCCCGGCATCTCCGATAGCGACGCGCCGGACCCACAGCCCCAGGTCGGCGAAACTGCCAAGTCGAGCGGGCGGGCGCTATCGATCCTGGTCGCCGAAGACAATGACATCAACGCGCTGTTGATGCGGTCGCTGCTGACCCGGCTCGGTCATCGGGCGGTCATCACCACCGATGGCGAACAGGCGCTGGAATCCTGGCGGGCCGCCGAATCCGCCGCCGCGCCCTATGATCTGGTGCTGATGGATATTCAGATGCCGGTGCTCGACGGCATCGAGACGACAAGGCGGATCCGCGCCCGCGAGGCCGAGCAGCGGGTTCGCCGCACCCCGATTCTGGCGCTGACCGCCAATACGCTGGTCGAGGATCGCTACGCCTGCTTCGAGGCGGGGATGGACGGCTTTCTGGTGAAGCCGCTGGATCGCGACAAGCTCGCCGATGCGCTCGCTAATCTGGCGGCCTCGCGCCACCTGGCGGCGTGA
- a CDS encoding GNAT family N-acetyltransferase, producing MPAEDLTRSTQRFIKLLRPENAGAVAHSAITWFKPAPKLMLDGKPIVRFPQQPATLGKIGALEVRLAQKKNDVKRAQKLRYRVFYKDGTAIADAATMLARRDKDAFDAICDHLLVIDHAAKPSLSGKQPVVGTYRLLRQEVADRAGGFYTENEFDISGMVERHPDLRFLELGRSCVLPRYRTKRTVELLWHGIWSYVRQNRVDVMIGCASFDGTDPNRLALPLSFLHHYASAPAEWQASANPSRRVDMNRMAKDAIDPKLALHQLPPLIKGYLRLGAVIGDGAVVDYQFGTTDVLIVMPVAAIKSRYIEHFGADATRHAA from the coding sequence ATGCCAGCCGAAGACCTGACACGCTCGACCCAACGTTTCATCAAATTGCTGCGGCCCGAAAATGCCGGCGCGGTCGCCCACAGCGCCATCACCTGGTTCAAGCCGGCGCCGAAGCTGATGCTGGATGGCAAGCCGATCGTCCGGTTTCCTCAGCAGCCGGCGACGCTGGGGAAGATCGGCGCGCTGGAAGTCCGGCTGGCGCAGAAGAAGAACGACGTGAAGCGCGCGCAAAAGCTGCGCTACCGGGTGTTCTACAAGGACGGGACCGCGATCGCTGATGCCGCCACCATGCTGGCGCGCCGCGACAAGGACGCCTTCGACGCGATCTGCGACCATCTGCTGGTGATCGACCACGCCGCCAAGCCCTCGCTAAGCGGCAAGCAGCCGGTGGTCGGCACCTATCGGCTGCTGCGGCAGGAGGTCGCCGACCGCGCCGGCGGTTTCTACACCGAGAATGAGTTCGATATTTCCGGCATGGTCGAGCGCCATCCGGACCTGCGCTTTCTCGAGCTGGGACGCTCTTGCGTGCTGCCGCGCTATCGCACCAAGCGCACCGTCGAATTGTTGTGGCACGGGATCTGGAGCTATGTGCGCCAGAACCGGGTCGACGTGATGATCGGCTGCGCCAGCTTCGACGGCACCGATCCGAACCGGCTGGCGCTGCCGCTGTCGTTCCTCCACCACTACGCATCCGCGCCGGCGGAATGGCAGGCCAGCGCCAATCCGTCTCGCCGCGTCGACATGAACCGGATGGCGAAAGACGCCATCGATCCGAAATTGGCGTTGCACCAGCTGCCGCCGCTGATCAAGGGCTATCTGCGGCTCGGCGCCGTCATCGGCGACGGCGCGGTGGTGGACTATCAGTTCGGCACCACCGACGTCCTGATCGTGATGCCGGTGGCGGCGATCAAGAGCCGCTATATCGAGCATTTCGGCGCCGACGCGACAAGGCACGCGGCGTAA
- a CDS encoding penicillin-binding protein activator, translating to MVNSHDPKAQGLRTTRRTAVGLILGAPLLGACAGVQQSFTGPFSQEAAPAPAQQPLSVGNGKVKVGLLLPLSAPGNAGVAAQSMKNAAEMALAEFQNPDIQLLIKDDAGNPQGAQAGAQQVLDEGAEIILGPLFAASVPAAAQLARTRGVPMIAFSTDSSVAGRGVYLLSFLPESDVNRIVTYASSIGKRSFAALLPANAYGSVVEAAFKQAVARKGGRVVAFEKYGADRAGPVRNVAQALGSADSLLLADDGDALVSVTDQLTASGANLKRVQLLGTGLWDNPRVLAAPALQGGLYAAPDPSGFRAFSARYRAKYGQDPVRTATLAYDAVALVAALARTQGTKRFAPEVLTNPSGFAGIDGLFRFRNDGTNERGLAVMRVETGGAQAAAGSPKSFGA from the coding sequence ATGGTGAATTCGCACGATCCGAAAGCGCAAGGCCTGCGAACGACGCGTCGGACGGCCGTCGGGCTCATCCTTGGCGCGCCGCTGCTCGGCGCCTGCGCCGGGGTCCAGCAGTCCTTCACCGGTCCGTTCAGTCAGGAAGCCGCGCCAGCGCCCGCGCAGCAGCCGCTCTCGGTCGGCAACGGCAAGGTCAAGGTCGGGCTGCTTCTGCCGCTGTCGGCGCCGGGAAATGCCGGCGTTGCGGCGCAATCGATGAAAAATGCCGCCGAGATGGCGCTGGCCGAGTTCCAGAATCCCGATATCCAGCTGCTGATCAAGGACGACGCCGGCAATCCGCAGGGCGCCCAGGCCGGTGCCCAGCAGGTGCTCGACGAGGGCGCCGAGATCATTCTCGGACCGCTATTCGCGGCCTCGGTGCCGGCCGCCGCCCAATTGGCGCGGACGCGCGGGGTGCCGATGATCGCGTTTTCCACCGATTCGAGCGTCGCCGGTCGCGGCGTCTATCTGTTGAGTTTCCTGCCGGAATCAGACGTCAACCGGATCGTCACCTATGCGTCCAGCATCGGGAAGCGCTCATTCGCGGCATTGTTGCCGGCCAATGCCTATGGCTCCGTGGTCGAGGCCGCCTTCAAGCAGGCCGTCGCCCGCAAGGGCGGCCGGGTCGTGGCTTTCGAAAAATACGGTGCCGACCGCGCCGGCCCGGTGCGCAATGTCGCACAGGCGCTCGGCAGCGCGGATTCGCTGTTGCTGGCCGATGACGGCGACGCGCTGGTCTCGGTGACCGATCAGTTGACTGCCAGCGGCGCTAATCTTAAGCGGGTGCAATTGCTCGGCACCGGCTTGTGGGACAATCCGCGGGTGCTGGCTGCGCCGGCCTTGCAGGGCGGCCTCTATGCGGCGCCGGATCCATCCGGTTTCCGCGCCTTTTCGGCGCGCTACCGCGCCAAATACGGTCAGGACCCGGTGCGCACCGCGACGCTGGCCTATGACGCGGTCGCGCTGGTCGCGGCCTTGGCCCGAACCCAGGGTACCAAGCGATTTGCGCCCGAAGTGCTGACCAATCCGTCGGGCTTTGCCGGCATCGACGGCCTGTTCCGGTTCCGTAACGACGGCACCAATGAGCGTGGCCTGGCGGTGATGCGCGTGGAGACTGGCGGCGCCCAGGCTGCGGCCGGTTCGCCGAAGAGTTTCGGGGCGTAA
- a CDS encoding YraN family protein yields the protein MAKARKQSAMPPRAAAPERVAAFRTGLSAEARAAAHLLADGYRILAQRFKTRYGEIDLVAQRHNLVAFVEVKARARLDDAAYAVTPRQQQRIIDAARAWLMAHPEHADCELRFDALLIAPNHAPRHLPAAFDASS from the coding sequence ATGGCGAAGGCTAGGAAACAGTCAGCAATGCCGCCGCGCGCCGCAGCTCCGGAACGCGTCGCCGCCTTTCGCACCGGCCTGTCCGCCGAAGCCCGCGCCGCGGCGCATCTGTTGGCGGACGGCTATCGCATTCTGGCGCAGCGCTTCAAGACCCGCTATGGCGAGATCGACCTGGTGGCACAGCGCCACAATCTGGTGGCCTTCGTCGAGGTCAAGGCCCGCGCCCGGCTCGACGACGCCGCCTATGCGGTGACGCCGCGCCAGCAACAACGCATCATCGACGCCGCCCGCGCCTGGCTGATGGCGCATCCCGAACATGCCGATTGCGAGCTGCGATTCGACGCGCTGCTGATCGCGCCGAACCACGCCCCCCGCCATCTCCCCGCGGCCTTCGACGCCAGCAGCTGA
- the rsmI gene encoding 16S rRNA (cytidine(1402)-2'-O)-methyltransferase: MRTKPAISPTAEPTAPARTFLVAGHVLSAPRAAPGLHLVATPIGNLGDITLRALETLAGVDVIACEDTRITHRLTERYGIAAMLKPYHEHNATMARPKILEKLAQGGSVALVSDAGTPLISDPGFKLVREVCAAGHQVIALPGPSSVLTALAVAALPTDRFFFDGFLPSKQGARRARLTELARIDATLVLFESGNRIEKSLHDLAEIMGEREAAVCRELTKLHEEVRRGPIAELAQGAAALETRGEFVVVIGPPAVDAGMAPDQLDELLRAALKHNSVKDAVAQTVEASGLPRREIYARALELTRLGEAEDGDGEG; encoded by the coding sequence ATGCGAACCAAACCTGCCATCTCCCCGACTGCGGAGCCCACGGCGCCCGCCCGGACATTCCTGGTCGCCGGCCACGTGCTGTCCGCCCCGCGCGCGGCGCCAGGCCTGCATCTGGTGGCAACCCCGATCGGCAATCTCGGCGACATCACCCTGCGCGCGCTCGAGACCCTGGCCGGGGTCGATGTCATCGCCTGCGAAGACACCCGAATCACCCATCGGCTGACCGAACGATACGGCATCGCGGCGATGCTGAAACCCTATCACGAACACAACGCCACAATGGCGCGGCCGAAGATCCTGGAGAAGCTGGCGCAGGGCGGCTCGGTCGCGCTGGTGTCGGACGCCGGCACGCCGCTGATTTCCGATCCCGGCTTCAAGCTGGTGCGCGAAGTCTGCGCCGCCGGGCATCAGGTGATCGCGTTGCCGGGGCCGTCCTCGGTGCTGACCGCGCTGGCGGTGGCGGCGTTGCCGACCGACCGGTTCTTCTTCGACGGATTTCTGCCCTCCAAGCAGGGCGCCCGCCGCGCCCGGCTGACCGAATTGGCACGAATCGACGCCACGCTGGTGCTGTTCGAATCCGGCAACCGGATCGAGAAGAGCCTGCATGACCTGGCCGAGATCATGGGCGAGCGCGAGGCGGCGGTCTGCCGCGAACTCACCAAGCTGCATGAAGAGGTGCGGCGCGGTCCGATCGCCGAATTGGCGCAGGGTGCCGCGGCGCTCGAGACCCGCGGCGAATTCGTCGTGGTGATCGGCCCCCCGGCGGTCGATGCCGGGATGGCGCCCGATCAACTTGACGAATTGCTGCGCGCGGCCTTGAAGCATAACAGCGTCAAGGACGCGGTGGCGCAAACCGTCGAAGCGTCGGGACTGCCACGCCGCGAGATCTATGCCCGTGCGCTCGAATTGACCAGACTGGGCGAAGCCGAGGACGGCGATGGCGAAGGCTAG
- a CDS encoding phosphoribosyl-ATP diphosphatase — translation MARFTIHDLAATIDARAASSAEVSYTRKLLDKGPEHCAKKFGEEAVETVIAAVENDRGHLIAESADVLFHLLVLLKSRDVTLEDVEAALGQRTSMSGLDEKAARKRD, via the coding sequence ATGGCTCGTTTCACGATCCACGATCTGGCCGCCACCATCGACGCGCGCGCCGCCTCGAGCGCCGAGGTGTCCTACACCCGCAAACTGCTCGACAAGGGCCCCGAGCATTGCGCCAAGAAGTTCGGCGAGGAAGCGGTCGAAACCGTGATCGCCGCGGTCGAGAATGATCGCGGCCATCTGATCGCCGAGAGCGCCGACGTCCTGTTCCACCTTCTCGTGCTGCTGAAATCGCGCGACGTGACGCTGGAGGACGTCGAGGCGGCGCTGGGACAGCGCACCTCAATGTCGGGACTGGACGAGAAGGCGGCGCGCAAGCGCGACTGA
- the hisF gene encoding imidazole glycerol phosphate synthase subunit HisF, producing the protein MFKVRVIPCLDVKDGRVVKGVNFVDLRDAGDPVEAAIAYDAAGADELCFLDITATHENRGIMLDVVRRTAEACFMPLTVGGGVRTVDDIKVLLRSGADKVSINSAAVNRREFVKEAAEKFGDQCIVVAIDAKRVPGRDRWEIFTHGGRKATGIDAIEFAQEVVSLGAGEILLTSMDRDGTRVGFDIPLTQAVADSVHVPVIASGGVGNLDHLVDGIRQGHATAVLAASIFHFGEYTIRQAKDHMVRAGLPMRLDP; encoded by the coding sequence ATGTTCAAGGTCCGCGTCATTCCCTGTCTCGACGTCAAGGACGGCCGTGTCGTCAAGGGCGTCAATTTCGTCGATCTGCGCGACGCCGGCGATCCGGTGGAGGCGGCGATCGCCTATGACGCCGCCGGCGCCGATGAATTGTGTTTTCTCGACATCACCGCGACCCACGAAAACCGCGGCATCATGCTCGACGTGGTGCGGCGGACTGCGGAAGCCTGCTTCATGCCGCTGACCGTCGGCGGCGGCGTGCGCACCGTGGATGATATCAAGGTGCTGCTGCGCTCCGGCGCCGACAAGGTCTCGATCAATTCGGCCGCGGTCAACCGCCGCGAATTCGTGAAGGAAGCGGCGGAGAAATTCGGCGACCAATGCATCGTGGTGGCGATCGACGCCAAGCGCGTGCCGGGCCGCGACCGCTGGGAGATCTTCACCCATGGCGGGCGCAAGGCCACCGGGATCGACGCCATCGAATTCGCCCAGGAGGTGGTGTCGCTCGGCGCCGGCGAGATCCTGCTGACCTCGATGGACCGCGACGGCACACGGGTCGGCTTCGACATTCCGCTGACCCAGGCGGTGGCCGACAGCGTCCACGTGCCGGTGATCGCCTCGGGCGGCGTCGGCAATCTCGACCATCTGGTCGACGGCATCCGCCAGGGCCATGCGACCGCGGTGCTGGCGGCGTCGATTTTCCATTTTGGTGAATACACCATCCGTCAGGCCAAGGATCATATGGTCCGCGCCGGGCTGCCGATGCGGCTCGATCCCTAG